The following is a genomic window from Planifilum fulgidum.
GTTTCCCTGGCTTGCGCTCGGGGACACGACGATCTCCATGGGGATGGAAATCACCCGGCTGAACGCGCTGATGCTGTTCATCGTCAGCCTGGTCAGCTTCCTGGTCCAGGTCTATTCCGCCGGGTACATGCGCGGTGATTCGAGGTTCGGCGTCTTTTACGCCTATCTGTCCCTGTTCACCTTCTCCATGTTGGGACTGGTGATCGCCCCCAACCTGCTCCAGCTCTATATTTTCTGGGAGCTGGTCGGGATGTGCTCCTTCCTGCTGATCGGATTCTGGTACTGGAAGCCGGAAGCGAAGGCGGCCGCCAAAAAGGCCTTCATCGTCACCCGGATCGGGGACATCGGTCTGTTTATCGCCATCGCCCTGATCTTCTGGCAGGTGGGCAGCTTCGACTTCCGGGAGATCTTCGCCGCCGTGGAGGCGGGGAAGGTGGCCCCGGCGATGGTGACGCTGGTCGCCCTGCTCATCTTTGTCGGAGCCGTGGGTAAATCGGGGCAGTTTCCGCTGCACACCTGGCTTCCCGACGCGATGGAGGGGCCGACTCCGGTCAGCGCCCTGATCCACGCGGCGACGATGGTGGCGGCCGGGGTATACCTGGTGGCCCGCTCTTTCCCCCTGTTTGCCGCATCGGAGGCGGCACTGGATGCGGTGGCTTATGTCGGGGCCTTTACCGCCCTCTTTGCCGCCACGATCGCCCTGGTGCAGAACGACATCAAACGGGTGCTGGCCTACTCCACGGTGAGCCAGCTGGGTTACATGATGCTGGCTCTCGGTTCGGCGGGATACGTGGCCGGGGTGTTCCACCTGTTTACCCACGCCTTTTTCAAGGCCCTGCTCTTCCTTGCCGCTGGGGCGGTGATCATTGCTCTGCATCACGAGCAGGACATCCGGCGCATGGGCGGTTTGTGGAAGCGGCACCCCGCCGTCGGCTGGCTCTTTCTGATCGGCTGTCTGGCCATCGCCGGAGTTCCTCCCCTTTCCGGCTTCTTCTCCAAGGATGAGATTCTGCTCGCCGCCTACTCGGACGGCCGGTTCGGGGTCTTTCTGCTGGGAGTGCTGACCGCCTTTTTCACCGCCTTCTACATGTTCCGCCTCTTTTTCAAGGTGTTTTTCGGGACATACCGGGGAGA
Proteins encoded in this region:
- the nuoL gene encoding NADH-quinone oxidoreductase subunit L; translated protein: MNSIVWMILLFPLIAFVLLIAFGRRWKESVSVFTGSLAAFLSLVLSLWVLADQWGGGAERLAVFPWLALGDTTISMGMEITRLNALMLFIVSLVSFLVQVYSAGYMRGDSRFGVFYAYLSLFTFSMLGLVIAPNLLQLYIFWELVGMCSFLLIGFWYWKPEAKAAAKKAFIVTRIGDIGLFIAIALIFWQVGSFDFREIFAAVEAGKVAPAMVTLVALLIFVGAVGKSGQFPLHTWLPDAMEGPTPVSALIHAATMVAAGVYLVARSFPLFAASEAALDAVAYVGAFTALFAATIALVQNDIKRVLAYSTVSQLGYMMLALGSAGYVAGVFHLFTHAFFKALLFLAAGAVIIALHHEQDIRRMGGLWKRHPAVGWLFLIGCLAIAGVPPLSGFFSKDEILLAAYSDGRFGVFLLGVLTAFFTAFYMFRLFFKVFFGTYRGEGEVGSVPGVMVWPMAVLAALSVLAGFVQFPSHALGDWLAEGAGLPADGGGSPVWVPVLATVVSLAGIGLAWLIYGKGSLSAEAFSRPVPWLYRTLYRKYYVDEAYEWVFVGSLRGLGRFLGGFDRWVVDGLAGLTARIAQLLGRIGARMQNGQVQTYALISLIGLVLLLIGLTAGRWIGS